The genomic region CGATTCGTTATCGCAAGCCGGAGAATCTGATCGCCGAAGCGGAACGCGGACTTGGCGAGCGCCGCGTGATCGGACTTGTCGGCGCGGAGATGGCGAGCGTGCCGGGAGTGGCGGAGATCGCGTCGAGGATCGCGGATAAGGGCGGGCGGCTTTCGCCGTCATCGCTGAAGGCGGATTGCATCTCGCCGGCGTTGGCGTCGGCGCTCGCGCGCGGCGGAAATCAGACGGTGACGGTGGCGCCGGAGGCCGGCAGCGAGCGGATGCGCAAGGTCATCAACAAGAATCTCACCGAGGTGGAGATTCTGCGCGCGGCCGAGATGATGCTCGGCGAGGGCGTCGCGCACCTGAAATTTTATTTCATGATCGGACTCCCCGAGGAGCGCGACGAGGATGTGGTCGCGATCGCGGAGTTGGTGGAAAAAGTGCTGACGCGGGCGCGCGCGCGGCGCACGCGAATCGGCTCGGTGACGGTGTCGCTCAATCCGTTCGTGCCGAAGCCTTGGACGCCGTTTCAATGGGATCCGATGCGCGACGCGCGTGAAATCAAGCGCAAGGTTGCGATGCTGCGCTCACGCGTGATGCGGCTGGGGCAGGTGGAACTCGACGCGGAATCGCCGCGCGATGCGTACTTTCAGACGCTGGTGTCGCGCGGAGATCGGCGCGTCGCGGGAATTTTAGAGCGGCTGGAAGCGTCGGGCGCGGAAGGCGCCGGAGCGATCTGGCACGAACTGCAAAAGATTCAGCGCGAGGCGCGCGACCGCGCGAGCGATTTGCCCGATCCGGATTTTTACGTGACGCGCAGCTACGATCATGACGAGTTGCTGCCGTGGGATTTTATCGATCATCATATCTACAAGTGGTTTTTGGCCGCGGAACGAAAGAAAGCGCATTTTGAGCATCAGAGTCCGCCTTGCGATGTCGTCCGATGCACTGTGTGTGGGGCGTGTTGATGGGTGGGAGAAGTAGAGGGCGGCTGGCAGATGGTTCGACCTATCGCGCTAAATTTTAATCGCGATTTTTGCGGCGGGATACGGCGGGCGGTGGTTGCGGCGATCGTGCTGATCGCGGCGGCGGCGATCGGTGGCGCTTCGCCGCGTGCATTCGCGGCGGGCATGGCGGAGGAGGACGTGCCGGCGACGTCGGTCGTGCCGGATTCGACGGAAAGCGCGCCGGCGCCTCCGAGCCTACCGCCGGCGAGCAAGCCGAAGACGAAAGCGGCGGCGCATCCATCGGCGGAGGGGGCCACCGGCGTGGAAGAAACCGCACCGCCGGCTGCGCCGAAACACACGACCTCGAGCACCTCGCGGACCCGCACGGCGACGAGTCATCATACGTCGAGCCATACCAGCGCGGCGCCGCAGCACGTCGAAGTCGAGTCGGCAAACGCGCGTCTCAAACTGGTCCAGGACACGCCGGCGTTTTCGTCGCCGTCGAAGAAGAGCCGGCATCTCGAGCAACTCCATATCGACAAGTTCGTCAATGTGACCGGCAGCACCAGGTACTTTCTGCAGGTGAAGCTCAAGAATGGCGAAGTGGCGTACGTCGAGCCGGCAGCGGTTAGCCTGATCAAAACTACCGACAAGATTTTTCAGCTCACGCACAACGCGGCGGTGCTCGAGAAGCCGAATCGATGGGCCAAGAAAGTTGCCGAAGTGCATCAGCCGCACAACGTCCACGTGATCGGAATCGCGCTCGACTACATGATGATCAAGATGAAGAGCGGGCTGGTAGGATTCATCCCGGTGTCGGCGCTGCAGTAGAAGGTCGTGCACCTGTGCGATTGATGCCAGCGTCGGCGCGCGATGCTCCCCCTCGACGATGGCCGCGCGATGCGGTTATAAGTCTCAGCGGAAGTCCCAAGTGAGCGCGACCTCCGGCCGGAGATTTATCGATGACGCAGCGGGAACGACAGGGATGGATCATTGTTGCGAGCCTTTTCGTAACGCTAGTGCTGGTCTTCGGCTCGGGTTACAACACGGGCGGCCTGTTTTTCCCGCATCTGCTGAAACACTTCGGATGGAAGCGTGCGCAGTTGTCGATGCTGCAAGGCGCGGCGCTGCCACTCTCGGCGGGACTTAGCGCGCCGCTGATCGGCTGGATGCTCGATCGAGTCGAGGCGCGCATCGTGATGGTCGCGGGCACCGTGCTGACGGCGGCTGCATTTCTGGTTGCGAGCCGGGTCGATTCATTCGGGCCGCTGTTCGGCGCCTACGTGATGCTGGGCGGGGGAATCGGCGCTGCGACGCTGCTCCCGTGCTCGCTGGTGATCGCGAACTGGTTTGGCGCGCGGCGCGGACTGGCGCTGGGTCTGACTTTCGCCGGTACGTCGCTCGGTGGCGCGCTGATGACGATGGTCGGCAGCCGGGCGATCGCGTATGGCGGATGGCGCGCGGGTTACGTCGCGCTCGCGATCCCGATGATCGTGATCGTGATCCCGCTGATCATAATCGTGGTTCGGACGCGGCCGCCGCAGGCCGATGGTATCAGCGTTTCGCAGGCGAGCGACGCGTTGCCGGGCTTCGAACTGCGGGAGGCGTTTCGCACGCGATCGTTCTGGACGATCGCGGCGGCGCAGTTCTTCTTTGCGGCGGTGGCGGCCGGCGCGGGACTGCATCTGATCACCTATCTCACCGAGCTTGGCTACACGCCGTCGTTCGCGGCGGGGGTGATGAGCGTCGGATTTATTTTTGCGGGCGCGGGCAAACTCGGCATGGGGATCATTGCGGATCGGATCAGCGCGCGGGTCGCGCTCTCGATCAATTTTCTGCTCGCGGGCGCGGGGATGCTGCTGATCTTCGGCGCGGGCCAAATCGTGGTGCTGGTGCCGTTCGTGCTGATCTTCGGACTCACGCTCGGCGCGCCGCTGGTGCTGGTGCCGATGCTGGTGGCGGAGTCGCTCGGCCTGAAGCGCTTCGGGTCGATCGGCGGAATCGCGGGCGTGTTCAATACGATTGGCGCGTTCGTGGGACCGGTGGGGGCGGGAAAAATCTACGATGTCACCGGCAGCTACGTCTTTGCTTTCGAGGCGTTCGTGGTGATGTGCGTGCTCGGCGCGATCGCAGCGTACGCTACGATGTCGTTCGAGTCGGAGCAGGAGCGGGCGGCGACGGCCGCCGCCGCGGCCGCGTGATGCGGGCCAGGTGCGCCATCGAGAGAAGCATCGACGCGCCTATCAAGACTTGCTCAATTTTGATTCGGGCTGGCCGCATGATTACGAATCGCGAAGGCACAACTCTTGCGCTTCTCCGCCATCGTGCAAATCAGACCTGAGAAGCATCGAAAGAAGCGGCTATCGATCGAGGTCGCAGCAAGATCATGACTGCGGCAGGTGCAGGCGCGAGCCTTCAGGTCCGCAGCGAAACGAGTGCGTCGCGGCCGGGCTGGCGGCTTGTCGTCGGCTTCGCGGGCGCAACGATCCTGATTCACTTCCTTACCAACGGTGGATACGGATACTTCCGCGACGAGCTTTACTTCATCGCTTGCGGTGAGCATCTGGCGGCGGGCTACGTCGATTTGCCGCCGATGGTCGCGCTGATCGCGAAGCTGAGCCGCGCGACGATGGGCGATTCGCTGTTCGCGATCCGATTTTCCCCCGCCCTGGCAGGCGGCGCGACCGTCGCGATCGCGGGACTCCTCGCGTGGGAACTCGGCGGTGGATTCTTCGCGCAGGCGCTCGCGATGCTGGCGGCGTTGACCGTGCCGGTTTATCTCGCATTGGGGAACATGCTCACGATGAATGCGTTCGATCCGATCTTCTGGATGGGATGCGCGTGGGCGCTGATCAGAATGATCAAGAGCGGCGACTTGCGCTGGTGGTTGGTTTTTGGATTGTCGGCGGGACTCGGGCTGGAGAACAAGGAATCGATCGTGTTCTTAGGCGCTGCGTTGTTGATTGGGCTAGCGCTGACGCCGCAGCGCAGGCTTCTAACTACCAGGTGGCTATGGCCGGGCGGGATGGTTGCGCTCGCGATCGCGCTGCCGACGGTGATCTGGCAACTGGCGCATCAGATGCCGATGTACGAGGAATTGAGCAACGTCAAGGGCGGCTCGAAGAATACTCCGCTCACGCTCTTCAGTTTCTTCGGCGGCCAGATGCTGCTGATGTCGCCGCTCACGCTGCCGATCTGGCTGAGTGGACTTTACTTTTTCCTGCTAAGTGAGCGGGGGCGCGAGTTGCGCGCGATCGGATGGGCATACGTTGTAGTCTACGGCGCGTTTGTGGTGCTGAAGGGTAAGGTTTACTACATCGCGCCGTTTTATCCCGTTTTGCTTGCGCCAGGCGCGGTGCAACTGGAGAGCGTGAGTTATGCTTTCTGGCGGCCTGCGGTCCGCTATGCGCTGCCATCGATCGTTGCGATCGGCGGAATAGTATTCGCGCCGATGACACTGCCGATACTACCGGTCGAGACCTTCATCAGGTATCAGCGGGCGCTGGGCTTTGCGCAGGTGAGGACTGAAACGCGCGAGCTGGCCGACTTGCCGCAGACGTTTGCCGACATGTTCGGCTGGCCCGAGATGGTAGCCACGATCGCCAGGGTTTACTGGAGCCTGCCGCCCGAGGAGCGCAAGGAAGCAGCCATCTATGCGAGGAACTATGGCGAGGCCGCGGCGATCGATTTCTTCGGACCGCGCTATGGTTTGCCGAAGTCGATCAGCGGTCACATGGCCTACTACCTGTGGGGGCCTGGCGATAGTTCAGGCAAGGTGCTGATAACCGTCGGATCGCGGGAAGAAGGACTAAAGCGTGCCTACGCCAAAGTCGAGAAGGTGGCGATGGTAGGTACTCGCTACTCGATGCCTGACGAGCATGTGCCGGTCTTTCTGTGCCGCGAATCTACGTTGCCTATTCAGCAGATGTGGCCGCTCACTAAGGTGTATCAATAGCGCCATTACTGCCTGGTGCTAACCGTTCAGACTGATTCGCCCCGTTTTTGTCCTGAACTGTTCAGCCTTATATCGCACAATTCTAGCTGTCAGATTGTGAAATCGCGCTCGATCCTCATCTCGGGCCGTGTCGCAACGTTTGTCCTGCCGGAACGGACCGTCCTTGTTCGGGAGAACTACGACAAAAGTTCAGACAGGTACCTAGCTGATGGCATCGAAATTTTGCGGCGGACCAGGTTTCAAGGTAGCGGCGGCTTTGCTCGCCGCAGTCGCGTTGACTATAGCGCTGGCGGAAGCCCAAAGCTTACCGCCGCCAGGGGCTTATCGACCGATTCCAAACTTTACGGGCGTAGGCGCCGGGTTGTTGTTTCGCACGGCCATCAACGACCGCTTTTCGGGCGTCGAGCCAATCGCGCCGACCCTGATCAGTATCGCGTTCGCGGATCTTCCCCAGGAAGAAGATGGCGGGGAGTTTTATTGCCATGATTGCCAGGCTACGACTCCTTGCACCGGCGGCGGCGCAGGCGCATGGGTCTTCGGCGAGCGCGGCGTGTGGAACTGCGTCGCGGGCTCGTTCGATGAGACCACGGGCGGCGATCTAAGCGGGCCATTCAGCAATGCAACCGTCAATACGGTACAGGCAGGTAAGACCCCGGTTACATCGAGCTATCGAGGAGCTCTTAGCTTGACCGGGAACTCCGGCGACGGCAGCGATCAGATTTCGGGCGTGAGTGTCAACGGCGCGATCAATCCGCGCGCCTTTGGCGCCGTGGGTCTTACGACGGCGAGCGCCTGTTCAACCGTGGCCAACTCGAACCTCGTCACGATCTCGCCGGCTGGCGATTTCCAAAACGGACAGGCCGTGATGTGCGCGCACGCGGGAGCCGCGAACACGGCGACCGCGCCTTCGGCGCTAACGGTGCTTGCGACGGATGTGAGCGGTGCTGGCGCGACGA from Candidatus Binatus sp. harbors:
- a CDS encoding radical SAM protein, whose translation is MYPRRRALERIAREKVLYDRHPGGDIAVCVIYPNQYRLGMANLGFQAVFHIFESDPRVAADRAFLPDPDEREQFATGAERLVSFERGRPLSDFDILAFSISFETDYLNVLRVLKIAGIPARRCDRAGRSFPLIVAGGSAVFLNPEPIADFIDLFLIGEGEEMVPEFLERYQMTRGAPNQMRELASVEGAYVPEYYAPVYDETGRLQSVAYSGPGGAQVNRRLIRDLNRFPTSSLILTDESVFGDMFLVEASRGCQWGCRFCAAGFMYRPIRYRKPENLIAEAERGLGERRVIGLVGAEMASVPGVAEIASRIADKGGRLSPSSLKADCISPALASALARGGNQTVTVAPEAGSERMRKVINKNLTEVEILRAAEMMLGEGVAHLKFYFMIGLPEERDEDVVAIAELVEKVLTRARARRTRIGSVTVSLNPFVPKPWTPFQWDPMRDAREIKRKVAMLRSRVMRLGQVELDAESPRDAYFQTLVSRGDRRVAGILERLEASGAEGAGAIWHELQKIQREARDRASDLPDPDFYVTRSYDHDELLPWDFIDHHIYKWFLAAERKKAHFEHQSPPCDVVRCTVCGAC
- a CDS encoding MFS transporter, which encodes MTQRERQGWIIVASLFVTLVLVFGSGYNTGGLFFPHLLKHFGWKRAQLSMLQGAALPLSAGLSAPLIGWMLDRVEARIVMVAGTVLTAAAFLVASRVDSFGPLFGAYVMLGGGIGAATLLPCSLVIANWFGARRGLALGLTFAGTSLGGALMTMVGSRAIAYGGWRAGYVALAIPMIVIVIPLIIIVVRTRPPQADGISVSQASDALPGFELREAFRTRSFWTIAAAQFFFAAVAAGAGLHLITYLTELGYTPSFAAGVMSVGFIFAGAGKLGMGIIADRISARVALSINFLLAGAGMLLIFGAGQIVVLVPFVLIFGLTLGAPLVLVPMLVAESLGLKRFGSIGGIAGVFNTIGAFVGPVGAGKIYDVTGSYVFAFEAFVVMCVLGAIAAYATMSFESEQERAATAAAAAA
- a CDS encoding glycosyltransferase family 39 protein; this translates as MTAAGAGASLQVRSETSASRPGWRLVVGFAGATILIHFLTNGGYGYFRDELYFIACGEHLAAGYVDLPPMVALIAKLSRATMGDSLFAIRFSPALAGGATVAIAGLLAWELGGGFFAQALAMLAALTVPVYLALGNMLTMNAFDPIFWMGCAWALIRMIKSGDLRWWLVFGLSAGLGLENKESIVFLGAALLIGLALTPQRRLLTTRWLWPGGMVALAIALPTVIWQLAHQMPMYEELSNVKGGSKNTPLTLFSFFGGQMLLMSPLTLPIWLSGLYFFLLSERGRELRAIGWAYVVVYGAFVVLKGKVYYIAPFYPVLLAPGAVQLESVSYAFWRPAVRYALPSIVAIGGIVFAPMTLPILPVETFIRYQRALGFAQVRTETRELADLPQTFADMFGWPEMVATIARVYWSLPPEERKEAAIYARNYGEAAAIDFFGPRYGLPKSISGHMAYYLWGPGDSSGKVLITVGSREEGLKRAYAKVEKVAMVGTRYSMPDEHVPVFLCRESTLPIQQMWPLTKVYQ